One Solanum lycopersicum chromosome 4, SLM_r2.1 DNA window includes the following coding sequences:
- the IPS gene encoding inositol-3-phosphate synthase (The RefSeq protein has 1 substitution compared to this genomic sequence), with protein sequence MFIENFKVESPNVKYTESEIHSVYDYQTTELVHEEKNGTFQWTVKPKTVKYEFKTDVHVPKLGVMLVGWGGNNGSALTGGVIANREGISWATKDKVQQANYFGSLTQASTIRVGSFNGEEIYAPFKSILPMVNPDDVVFGGWDISNMNLADAMARAKVFDIDLQMQLRPYMESMVPLPGIYDPDFIAANQGSRANNVIKGTKKEQIDQIIKDIREFKENNKVDRVVVLWTANTERYSSVAVGFNDTMENLFASVDRNEAEISPSTLYAIACILENVPFINGSPQNTFVPGLIDLAIKRNTLIGGDDFKSGQTKMKSVLVDFLVGAGIKPTSIVSYNHLGNNDGMNLSAPQTFRSKEISKSNVVDDMVSSNAILYEPGEHPDHVVVIKYVPYVGDSKRAMDEYTSEIFMGGRNTIVLHNTCEDSLLAAPIILDLVLLAELSTRIQLKAEGEGKFHSFHPVATILSYLTKAPLVPPGTPVVNALSKQRAMLENILRACVGLAPENNMILEYK encoded by the exons ATGTTTATTGAGAACTTTAAGGTTGAGAGCCCCAATGTTAAGTACACAGAGAGTGAGATTCACTCTGTGTATGATTATCAAACAACTGAGTTGGTTCATGAGGAAAAAAATGGGACATTTCAATGGACTGTAAAGCCAAAAACTGTCAAATATGAATTCAAAACTGATGTTCATGTTCCAAAATTAGG AGTTATGCTTGTTGGATGGGGTGGAAACAATGGTTCAGCCTTGACCGGAGGTGTTATTGCTAATAGaga AGGAATTTCATGGGCTACCAAGGATAAGGTGCAGCAAGCCAATTACTTTGGTTCTCTTACACAGGCCTCTACTATTCGAGTTGGGTCTTTCAATGGAGAGGAGATCTATGCTCCCTTTAAGAGCATACTTCCCATG GTCAATCCAGATGATGTAGTTTTTGGAGGATGGGACATCAGCAACATGAATTTGGCAGATGCCATGGCAAGAGCTAAAGTTTTTGACATTGATCTTCAAATGCAACTGAGGCCGTACATGGAATCCATGGTCCCACTGCCTGGTATCTATGACCCTGATTTCATTGCTGCAAACCAAGGCTCACGTGCTAACAATGTCATCAAAGGAACCAAGAAAGAACAAATTGATCAAATTATTAAGGATATTAG GGAGTTTAAGGAGAACAACAAAGTGGACAGGGTGGTGGTCCTGTGGACTGCCAACACTGAAAGATACAGCAGTGTGGCTGTTGGCCTTAATGATACCATGGAAAACCTCTTTGCTTCTGTGGATAGAAATGAGGCTGAAATATCTCCTTCCACCTTGTATGCTATTGCTTGTATTCTTGAAAATGTACCCTTCATCAATGGAAGCCCACAAAATACTTTTGTCCCAG GCCTCATTGATTTGGCCATCAAGAGGAACACTTTGATTGGTGGTGATGACTTTAAGAGTGGTCAAACCAAGATGAAGTCAGTGCTGGTTGATTTCCTTGTTGGAGCTGGTATTAAG CCAACATCAATCGTGAGCTACAACCATTTGGGTAACAATGATGGAATGAATCTGTCTGCCCCTCAAACTTTCCGTTCAAAGGAGATCTCGAAAAGCAACGTTGTCGATGACATGGTTTCTAGTAACGCCATCCTTTATGAGCCTGGAGAGCATCCTGACCATGTTGTTGTGATTAAG TACGTACCATATGTGGGAGATAGCAAGAGGGCAATGGATGAGTACACATCAGAGATTTTCATGGGTGGAAGGAACACCATTGTATTGCACAATACCTGTGAGGATTCTCTTTTGGCTGCTCCAATTATCTTGGATTTAGTGCTCCTGGCTGAACTCAGTACCCGCATTCAGCTCAAAGCTGAAGGAGAG GGTAAGTTCCACTCCTTCCATCCCGTGGCGACCATCCTCAGTTATCTTACCAAGGCTCCTTTG GTACCACCAGGTACACCAGTGGTGAATGCCCTTTCAAAGCAGAGGGCAATGCTCGAGAACATATTGAGGGCTTGTGTTGGACTGGCACCAGAGAACAACATGATCTTGGAATACAAATGA
- the LOC101267225 gene encoding FCS-Like Zinc finger 5-like: MLGKRGRPPMRRTTSMTGITVDVGTGTESEPSDCNKPKITVDEIKSSSVIMGGYSSVPAMVSPRYQRRISGEGFERERANFLRICGRCNRRLINGRDIYMYRGDAAFCSIECREEQMKQDERNDKSKIKPENHHNHSEFHSAKSDTSSNNDTIAAA, encoded by the exons atgttggggaaaaggggcCGTCCACCGATGAGGAGAACGACGAGCATGACAGGGATCACCGTTGATGTAGGTACTGGAACTGAATCGGAGCCGTCTGATTGTAATAAGCCTAAAATTACGGTGGATGAGATTAAGAGTTCGTCGGTAATCATGGGTGGATATAGTTCTGTGCCGGCGATGGTGTCACCGAGATACCAACGGAGAATCTCCGGCGAAGGTTTTGAAAGAGAAAGGGCTAATTTTCTGAGAATTTGTGGCCGTTGTAACCGCCGATTGATTAATGGACGAGATATCTACATGTACAG GGGTGATGCAGCATTTTGTAGTATAGAGTGTAGAGAAGAACAAATGAAGCAAGATGAAAGAAATGACAAGTCTAAAATTAAGCCAGAAAATCATCACAATCACTCTGAATTTCATTCTGCTAAATCTGATACTTCCAGCAACAATGACACCATTGCCGCAGCTTGA